CGCAGTCCCCCCAGTGCCCCCCGAGGCGCGGCACCCCCCCGGACGATCCACAGCCGAGGATGGTGAGTCGCATCATGCCGCCGCCCGTGTGAACAGCCGGTCGAAATTGGCGGATGTGGCGGCGGCGAAATCGGCCAAGGACAGGCCGAACACCTCGGCCCCGACCTTGGCGGTATGCGCGGTATAGGCCGGTTCGTTCCGGCGTCCGCGATGGGGCGGAGGGGCCAGATAGGGGCTGTCGGTTTCCACGAGGATGCGGTCCAGCGGGGCGGCGGCGAAGATCTCGCGCAGCGCGCCCGAGCGCGGGAAGGCCGCGATCCCCGACATCGACAGGTAGAAGCCGAGATCCAGCGCCGCCGCCGCCAGTTCCGCCGAGGAGGAGAAGCAGTGCATCACGCAGCCGAACGCCCCGGCGCGATGTTCCTCGCTCAGGATGCGGGCCATGTCGTCATCGGCGTCGCGGGCATGGATGATGAGGGGCAGGCCCGTTTGCCGCGCCGCCTCGATATGCAGGCGCAGGCTTTCCTGCTGCACCGCCGCCGAATCG
This DNA window, taken from Falsirhodobacter algicola, encodes the following:
- a CDS encoding TatD family hydrolase, with the translated sequence MTEQPHIVDSHCHLDFPDFAEELPDVIARARAAGVMRMVTICTRLRNVPQVRAIAEAHEGVFFAAGTHPMSAAEEPMARIEDLVALAQHPKFVGIGETGLDYHYSADSAAVQQESLRLHIEAARQTGLPLIIHARDADDDMARILSEEHRAGAFGCVMHCFSSSAELAAAALDLGFYLSMSGIAAFPRSGALREIFAAAPLDRILVETDSPYLAPPPHRGRRNEPAYTAHTAKVGAEVFGLSLADFAAATSANFDRLFTRAAA